In Mercenaria mercenaria strain notata chromosome 15, MADL_Memer_1, whole genome shotgun sequence, a single genomic region encodes these proteins:
- the LOC123556862 gene encoding heat shock 70 kDa protein 12B-like, with product MAKAHDIASSSGQAESKIFFGAIDFGTSFSGWAFASSTDLELNHQNQPPTITVKPWRSEYATHSTGKTPTCVLIKPDGKSLEAFGYDAEKKYDELVSEQNDKEYYYFKDFKTCLHGKYNQRLRLDMTLKEQAGKTLPVITVISASIKFLADDMIAELEKRIHGVRRDDIQWVITVPAIWTDQAKFMMREAAVKAGLSSHSIIFALEPEAASIFCRQLELFADDCESGSTLSSLKVGSKYLVLDAGGGTIDITVHEVASSHGVKQVVTSGGNIKGGNTVNREFERFLIETISMEKYNRFKDCYRGDWLYILSNFEAQKKSFDPKKDKTVTIRFPATLKEVFEERDTHGTVFEKLKHKLQKKSIEDAVKRTSFGKDTEVKRDKIIFSVNSFQLFFSTAISDTIKQVQKQLNNVPEGSISVILMVGGFSECSSLQQAVKDTFSSIPVIVPTEASTAVLKGAVIYGHNPPIVSERVVRYTYGVSTTVAFIQGVHPDEKRLETDSGIFCDDIFNKHVTVGQSVKTDEPQKTVTYIPLYTNQKSVEIAIYASELSDPIYTTDKGCHIIGTVRLQLTETDNVCDDNILVSFAFGGTEIVVTAVEEKTGRKVKANVNFLE from the exons ATGGCAAAGGCACATGACATTGCGTCTTCGTCAGGCCAg GCAGAGAGTAAGATATTTTTCGGCGCAATAGACTTTGGCACCTCGTTTTCTGGTTGGGCTTTTGCCTCTAGTACTGATCTTGAACTTAACCATCAGAATCAACCTCCCACAATAACAGTGAAGCCATGGCGCTCCGAATATGCTACCCATTCAACTGGAAAGACACCAACGTGCGTATTGATAAAGCCAGACGGGAAAAGCTTGGAAGCCTTTGGCTATGACGCAGAAAAGAAGTACGACGAACTAGTTTCAGAACAAAATGATAAAGAATATTACTACTTCAAAGATTTCAAAACATGTCTTCACGGAAAATACAACCAG CGACTTAGACTTGATATGACACTGAAAGAACAAGCTGGTAAAACACTACCTGTGATAACAGTGATATCGGCATCTATCAAATTTCTAGCCGATGACATGATTGCTGAGTTAGAGAAAAGAATTCATGGCGTTAGACGAGATGATATTCAATGGGTTATAACAGTTCCTGCAATATGGACAGATCAGGCAAAATTTATGATGAGGGAAGCTGCAGTCAAA GCAGGACTTTCGTCGCATAGTATAATATTTGCACTAGAACCGGAAGCAGCATCGATCTTCTGTCGTCAGCTTGAGTTGTTTGCGGATGATTGTGAATCTGGTAGTACGTTATCCTCCCTTAAAGTTGGCAGTAAATACCTAGTGCTTGATGCTGGAG GTGGTACAATAGACATTACTGTTCATGAGGTTGCATCTTCCCACGGCGTAAAACAAGTTGTCACTTCAGGCGGAAATATCAAGGGAGGAAATACAGTAAATAGAGagtttgaaagatttttaattgAAACGatttcaatggaaaaatacaaTAGATTTAAAGACTGCTATAGAGGAGACTGGCTTTACATTTTGAGTAATTTCGAAGCACAAAAGAAATCTTTTGATCCTAAAAAAGATAAAACCGTTACAATTCGGTTCCCGGCTACTCTAAAAGAAGTATTCGAAGAAAGAGACACCCATGGAACGGTTTTTGAAAAGCTGAAACATAAGCTACAGAAGAAAAGTATTGAAGATGCTGTCAAACGAACATCATTTGGAAAAGATACAGAGGTTAAGAGGGACAAAATTATCTTTTCAGTGAAcagttttcagctttttttctccACAGCAATCAGTGACACAATTAAACAAGTGCAAAAACAGCTAAATAACGTACCCGAAGGATCTATATCTGTTATACTTATGGTAGGTGGCTTCTCAGAATGTTCTTCACTGCAACAAGCCGTGAAAGATACCTTCTCGTCAATCCCAGTGATTGTACCTACTGAAGCGTCTACAGCAGTATTGAAAGGCGCTGTGATATACGGACATAACCCTCCTATTGTGTCAGAGAGAGTAGTCCGGTATACGTATGGAGTGTCCACAACGGTTGCATTTATTCAGGGTGTTCACCCAGATGAAAAACGGCTTGAAACAGACAGTGGCATCTTCTGTGatgatatttttaacaaacaTGTAACAGTGGGTCAGTCTGTAAAAACAGATGAGCCACAGAAGACAGTAACATATATACCGCTGTACACAAACCAAAAGTCTGTAGAAATAGCTATTTATGCCTCAGAGTTGTCCGACCCAATATATACTACTGACAAAGGTTGTCACATAATTGGGACTGTTCGGTTACAATTAACCGAGACAGATAACGTATGTGATGATAACATTTTGGTATCTTTTGCATTTGGAGGAACAGAAATCGTTGTTACAGCAGTTGAAGAGAAAACGGGGAGAAAAGTTAAAGCAAATGTCAATTTTCTAGAATAG